The following proteins are encoded in a genomic region of Elstera cyanobacteriorum:
- a CDS encoding error-prone DNA polymerase has product MIAYAELQVTSNFSFLRGASHPWELVGTAAELGYTAIGLTDRNSLAGIVRAHVAARGKKIRFLPGCRLDLQDAPSLLVYPQDRAAYGRLCRLLTLGKRRAIKGECILWAEDLAGALTGHQVIALTETPIGMEWLGHLKAMTDPGALSLAASHLLTAEAEARLATTAAHAAAAGVPLIAVNDVHYHTPNRRRLQDVLTCIREGCRIEDAGFRLFPNAERHLKAPAAMAALFRDYPQALNRTCDIAEACRFSLDELHYEYPEEPIPAWLTPQTYLERLTFEKAAGRYPNGVPEKVEALLRKELDLIGKRDFARYFLTVNDIVEEANRRNILCQGRGSAANSAVCFVLGITAVDPADSEVLFDRFISEAREEPPDIDVDFEHERREEIIQYLYARYGRDRAGLAATLICYRGRSAIGEVGKVMGLSEDTTRALAGLVWGSYGSGVEDDQVRKAGFDPTEPRLAEALRLSAQIIGFPRHLSQHVGGFVLTRGLLEELVPIGNAAMADRTFIEWDKDDINALRIMKVDVLALGMLTCIRRAFDLLAERYGLPMTLATVPREDPEVYDMLCRADTLGVFQVESRAQMNMLPRLKPHCFYDLVIQVAIVRPGPIQGNMVHPFLKRRDGLEKPDYPPRRSPDGRLLTGENELKAVLNRTLGVPLFQEQAIRIAQVAAEFDAQEVNDLRYAMATFRRRGTIETLEKRMVERMVKRGYDRDFAQRCFDQIKGFGDYGFPESHAASFARLVYISSWLKCHFPAVFAAALLNSQPMGFYAPAQIVRDARQHGVEVRPPDVNSSDWNCTLEAAVGGWALRLGLRLIDGLGADSAERLVTARARGAFRSVEAVQHRAVLSRAQVEALANADAFGSLGLSRRRALWAAKALTAEAPLPLFAAAGEGALLFAEAEPILPPAPPEEAVIEDYRSLSLSLKDHPMSFLRNAYRTQGVLSSAEIAALPDGAPVMAAGLVLVRQRPGTAKGVVFITLEDETGIVNAVVWAKVMQEYRPVLMQSRLLLIRGKLQRSDAGAVPILHLVSDHLENRTNDLLALTGTTPTASSGYRPVLFRHPRDVQIIPKSRDFH; this is encoded by the coding sequence ATGATTGCCTATGCCGAGCTTCAGGTGACGAGCAATTTCAGCTTCCTGCGCGGGGCGAGCCATCCCTGGGAGTTGGTCGGGACGGCGGCAGAGCTGGGTTATACCGCCATCGGGTTAACCGACCGGAATAGTCTTGCCGGGATCGTGCGGGCGCATGTCGCGGCGCGCGGCAAGAAAATCCGCTTTCTGCCCGGCTGCCGTCTCGATCTTCAGGATGCGCCGTCGCTGTTGGTCTATCCACAAGACCGCGCGGCCTATGGCCGTCTTTGTCGCCTGCTAACCTTGGGGAAGCGCCGGGCAATAAAAGGTGAGTGCATCCTGTGGGCGGAAGATTTGGCGGGGGCTTTGACCGGCCATCAAGTCATCGCCCTGACCGAAACGCCCATCGGTATGGAGTGGCTGGGGCACCTGAAAGCGATGACCGATCCCGGCGCGCTGTCGCTTGCCGCCAGCCATCTACTGACCGCCGAGGCCGAGGCCCGCCTTGCCACAACCGCCGCCCATGCCGCTGCAGCGGGGGTGCCGCTCATTGCCGTCAATGATGTGCATTACCACACGCCGAACCGCCGCCGTTTGCAAGACGTGCTGACCTGCATCCGCGAAGGCTGCCGGATCGAGGACGCGGGCTTCCGCCTCTTTCCCAATGCCGAGCGCCACCTAAAGGCACCCGCCGCGATGGCCGCCCTGTTCAGGGACTATCCCCAAGCGCTCAACCGGACGTGCGATATTGCCGAAGCCTGCCGCTTTTCGCTGGATGAGCTGCACTATGAGTATCCCGAGGAGCCAATTCCAGCGTGGCTGACCCCGCAAACCTATCTTGAACGGCTGACCTTTGAAAAAGCGGCGGGCCGCTATCCCAATGGGGTGCCGGAGAAGGTTGAGGCACTGCTGCGCAAGGAACTCGACCTGATCGGCAAGCGCGATTTCGCCCGCTATTTCCTGACGGTGAACGATATCGTCGAGGAGGCAAACCGCCGGAATATTCTCTGCCAGGGGCGCGGGTCGGCGGCCAATTCGGCGGTCTGCTTTGTTCTGGGAATTACCGCAGTCGATCCCGCTGATAGCGAGGTTCTGTTCGACCGCTTCATCTCCGAAGCGCGGGAGGAGCCGCCCGATATCGACGTGGATTTCGAGCATGAGCGGCGAGAGGAGATTATTCAGTATCTCTATGCCCGCTATGGCCGCGACCGGGCGGGTCTGGCGGCAACCTTGATCTGTTATCGTGGTCGCAGCGCGATTGGCGAGGTCGGCAAGGTCATGGGCTTGTCGGAAGATACAACGCGCGCCCTGGCCGGGCTGGTCTGGGGCAGTTATGGCAGTGGCGTGGAGGATGATCAGGTGCGTAAGGCCGGGTTCGATCCGACCGAACCGCGCCTCGCCGAAGCCTTGCGCCTATCGGCGCAGATTATCGGTTTTCCCCGCCATCTCTCCCAGCATGTCGGCGGGTTTGTGCTAACGCGCGGCCTGCTGGAAGAACTGGTGCCCATCGGCAATGCCGCGATGGCGGACCGTACCTTCATCGAGTGGGATAAGGACGATATCAACGCCCTGCGGATCATGAAGGTCGATGTGCTGGCGCTGGGCATGCTGACCTGCATTCGCCGTGCCTTCGACCTGCTGGCCGAGCGCTACGGCCTGCCGATGACCCTGGCGACGGTGCCGCGCGAGGACCCAGAAGTTTACGATATGCTGTGCCGCGCCGATACGCTGGGTGTCTTCCAAGTGGAAAGCCGGGCGCAGATGAACATGCTCCCCCGCCTGAAGCCGCACTGTTTCTACGATCTTGTTATTCAAGTCGCTATCGTCCGCCCCGGCCCGATCCAGGGGAACATGGTGCATCCCTTCCTAAAACGCCGGGATGGGCTAGAGAAGCCCGACTATCCGCCGCGCCGGTCGCCCGATGGCCGTTTGCTGACGGGGGAGAATGAACTAAAGGCGGTTCTCAATCGCACCCTTGGGGTGCCCTTGTTCCAAGAACAGGCAATCCGTATCGCCCAGGTTGCGGCAGAGTTCGACGCGCAGGAGGTGAATGATCTGCGCTATGCGATGGCGACCTTCCGGCGTCGGGGCACGATCGAAACTCTGGAAAAGCGCATGGTCGAGCGCATGGTCAAGCGCGGCTATGATCGGGATTTCGCCCAACGCTGCTTCGATCAGATCAAGGGTTTCGGCGATTACGGTTTCCCGGAAAGCCATGCCGCCAGCTTTGCCCGGCTGGTCTATATTTCGTCCTGGCTGAAGTGCCATTTTCCGGCAGTGTTTGCGGCGGCCTTGCTCAATTCGCAGCCGATGGGGTTTTACGCCCCGGCGCAGATCGTCCGCGATGCGCGCCAGCATGGGGTGGAGGTCCGCCCGCCCGACGTGAATAGCAGCGATTGGAATTGCACCTTGGAAGCGGCGGTCGGCGGTTGGGCCTTGCGCCTCGGCCTGCGGTTGATCGACGGGTTGGGGGCAGACAGCGCCGAGCGGCTGGTGACGGCGCGGGCGCGTGGGGCCTTTCGCTCGGTCGAAGCTGTGCAGCATCGGGCCGTGCTGAGCCGGGCGCAGGTCGAAGCTTTGGCGAACGCCGATGCTTTCGGCTCCTTGGGGCTCTCCCGCCGCCGTGCCCTATGGGCCGCTAAAGCCCTAACCGCAGAAGCCCCCCTGCCGCTGTTCGCGGCGGCCGGGGAAGGGGCGCTGCTCTTCGCCGAAGCCGAACCGATCCTGCCGCCCGCCCCGCCGGAAGAAGCCGTGATCGAGGATTACCGCAGCCTCAGCCTGTCCTTGAAGGATCATCCCATGAGCTTCCTGCGCAACGCTTATCGCACGCAAGGGGTGCTCTCTTCGGCAGAAATCGCGGCGCTGCCGGATGGGGCGCCGGTCATGGCGGCGGGATTGGTCTTAGTCCGCCAGCGGCCCGGCACGGCGAAAGGCGTCGTCTTCATCACGCTCGAAGACGAAACCGGCATCGTCAATGCCGTGGTCTGGGCCAAGGTCATGCAGGAGTATCGCCCGGTATTGATGCAATCGCGCCTGCTGCTGATCCGCGGCAAGCTTCAGCGCAGCGATGCGGGGGCCGTGCCGATCCTACACCTCGTCTCCGATCATTTGGAGAACCGGACCAATGACCTTCTCGCACTGACGGGAACGACGCCAACCGCCTCATCAGGCTATCGCCCTGTTCTGTTCCGTCACCCGCGCGACGTGCAGATCATTCCGAAAAGCCGGGATTTTCATTGA